From Carassius gibelio isolate Cgi1373 ecotype wild population from Czech Republic chromosome B23, carGib1.2-hapl.c, whole genome shotgun sequence, the proteins below share one genomic window:
- the slc26a10 gene encoding solute carrier family 26 member 10 yields MSASVAVYRDIYTEDRFRQTYGTEDQSRGRERLRDRLAQRCSCSQVDCLHLLKKRLPVCSWLPKYKLKKWLLGDIIAGLTVGIVHIPQGMAFALLTSVAPVYGLYTSFFPVVLYMLFGTGHHVSTGTFAVLSLMTGSVVEQLVPIPLTLNSSSPEAAEFEAQRIGVASAVAFLSGIMMLCMCGLQLGFLSTYLSEPIVKAFTSAAAFHVTVSQLQSMLGLRLPRYAGAFSLFKTLASVMENVPHTNLAELVISLLCLAVLVPVKEVNSRFRERLRTPIPVEIITVIIATGITYAFSLDSKYDIQIVGHIPAGFPEPRLPALWTIPEIAGDTVAITLVAYAVSVSLAMIYADKHGYSIDPNQELLAHGISNTVSSLFTCFPNSATLATTNILESAGAHTQLAGLFTSLVVLIVLLLIGPLFYFLPKAVLACINVTSLRQMFLLFQDLPDLWRISKIDLMVWLVTWLSVVVLNVDLGLAIGVVFSMMTVICRTQRANCSVLGRAANTEIYRSINNHNKCYEVPGVKILTYNGPIYYGNRSFFKADMAQLLGLTPERIRSREKALKAIEKREREAISSVEQGVTDSSFSSKNDLFRSDMAEGEIEAVLIDCSSVIFVDVAGARLFIQMCMESQKIGVGIYLANCNESVLKILTSSGLMNYMNPQHIFVTIHDAVVYIQQQREKPPENNTTVWV; encoded by the exons ATGAGCGCATCAGTTGCTGTATATAGAGATATATACACGGAGGATCGCTTCAGACAGACGTATGGTACGGAAGACCAGTCTAGAGGGAGAGAGCGGCTCCGAGACAGACTGGCGCAGAGATGCAGCTGCTCTCAGGTGGACTGCCTTCACCTGCTCAAGAAGAGACTGCCCGTGTGCAGCTGGCTGCCAAAATACAAGCTCAAGAAATGGCTTTTAGGAGATATCATAGCGGGACTGACTGTTGGAATAGTACACATTCCCCAag GAATGGCCTTTGCTTTGTTGACATCAGTGGCTCCTGTCTATGGCCTTTACACGTCCTTCTTCCCTGTAGTTCTCTATATGCTCTTCGGCACTGGTCACCATGTTTCCACAG GTACCTTTGCTGTGTTGAGTTTGATGACTGGTTCAGTGGTGGAGCAACTAGTTCCCATCCCACTCACTCTGAACTCCAGTAGCCCAGAGGCAGCAGAGTTTGAGGCCCAGAGGATTGGGGTGGCATCAGCCGTAGCATTTCTCTCAGGCATAATGATG CTCTGTATGTGTGGGCTCCAGTTGGGTTTCCTTTCCACATACCTCTCAGAACCAATTGTTAAGGCATTTACAAGTGCAGCCGCCTTCCATGTGACTGTCTCACAGCTGCAGAGCATGTTGGGATTGCGGCTACCCCGATATGCTGGTGCCTTCTCTCTTTTTAAG ACTCTGGCATCAGTGATGGAGAATGTACCCCACACTAATTTGGCTGAGCTGGTGATCTCACTGCTTTGCCTGGCTGTTCTGGTGCCAGTTAAAGAGGTCAACTCACGCTTTCGGGAGCGTCTGCGCACTCCCATCCCTGTGGAGATCATCACT GTAATAATTGCAACAGGAATTACATATGCCTTTTCCTTGGATTCCAAATATGACATACAGATAGTAGGACATATTCCAGCAGG CTTCCCCGAGCCACGGCTGCCTGCATTATGGACTATTCCAGAAATCGCCGGTGACACAGTTGCTATCACCCTTGTTGCTTACGCTGTGTCTGTATCTCTAGCCATGATTTATGCTGATAAGCATGGATACTCCATTGATCCAAATCAG GAGCTTCTAGCACATGGGATCTCCAACACCGTGTCATCTCTCTTCACATGCTTCCCCAATTCAGCCACACTGGCCACCACAAACATACTGGAGAGTGCCGGAGCTCACACACAG CTTGCAGGACTGTTCACAAGTCTGGTTGTTCTTATTGTACTTCTGCTAATAGGACCTCTGTTTTACTTTCTACCAAAG GCAGTGCTTGCATGTATAAATGTGACCAGCCTGAGACAGATGTTCCTGCTGTTTCAGGATCTCCCAGACCTTTGGCGAATTAGCAAAATTGATTTG ATGGTGTGGCTTGTGACCTGGCTGTCAGTAGTTGTGCTAAATGTAGACCTGGGCCTGGCCATCGGGGTGGTCTTCTCAATGATGACAGTTATATGTCGTACACAGAG AGCCAACTGCTCTGTGTTAGGAAGAGCTGCCAACACTGAGATTTACAGATCCATCAACAACCATAATAAA TGCTATGAAGTCCCTGGTGTGAAGATCCTGACCTACAATGGGCCCATCTACTATGGGAACCGTAGCTTTTTTAAGGCCGATATGGCTCAGCTTCTGGGCCTCACCCCTGAGAGGATACGCAGCCGAGAGAAAGCCCTGAAGGCCattgagaagagagagagagaggccattAGCTCTGTT gaaCAAGGAGTTACAGACAGTTCATTTTCTTCAAAGAATGACTTGTTCAGATCAG ACATGGCTGAGGGTGAAATCGAGGCTGTGTTAATAGACTGCAGCAGTGTCATTTTCGTGGATGTTGCTGGAGCTCGGTTATTCATACAG